In Gemmata obscuriglobus, a single genomic region encodes these proteins:
- a CDS encoding alginate export family protein has product MLCSPQSPGRSRTAWTAAVALGSALVLLSQAGAQQPTRFAEAATPPPQPTRSARFAEASARAQMPQEPPAGEAAAGTEASAALQPDGTSKTNPSGTPPAAGKAGDKKADEKKEDDKKKVNWAKVPPIFPRHREGWFTIREKGGGYYTLVDEIHGNYSEKAPRYQFGPRSLNSNPYYNYDFRYLEDPKNTDYDWSDAYKRIHFGPDGDFLFSTGGEVRDRYMNQLSGRGTGTNNFFNNFRVRSYGDLWYKDQFRVFAEFMYTDIYDNRLPPVGNDGSGPELQNGFVDAKVGDPFGGPLYVRVGRQELLYGSQRLLSPPDWANTRRTFQGAKAYWANDQWSLDAFWVQPVVTNLDQFDSVNNNQNLFGLWGQYRPREGTSFDFYYLGLAQANTTTNNGDIHTFGSRYCGDVDKHLLFDFEGGVQFGERGTRHALARFATAGLGWRFAEVPWVPHVWIYYDYASGDKDPTGRSGSNRTFNQLFGQRHNYLGYLDLVARQNIHDLNMQISATPTKWLSVIAQYHAFSLDSRRDALYIADGGVLRRDATGRSGTDVGDEIDLLADINLTKHTQLMVGYSKFFGGTFWRRTGNPNNVQLFYTQCSFKW; this is encoded by the coding sequence ATGTTGTGCTCGCCCCAATCACCCGGCCGGTCACGCACGGCGTGGACCGCAGCCGTAGCGCTCGGCAGCGCGCTCGTGCTGCTCAGCCAAGCCGGTGCTCAGCAGCCCACCCGATTCGCCGAGGCGGCGACGCCCCCTCCGCAGCCCACGCGGTCCGCCCGGTTTGCCGAGGCGTCGGCCCGCGCCCAGATGCCACAAGAGCCGCCGGCCGGGGAAGCGGCGGCCGGGACGGAGGCGAGCGCCGCCCTGCAACCGGACGGTACGTCCAAAACGAACCCGTCCGGCACTCCGCCGGCGGCCGGCAAGGCCGGGGACAAGAAGGCCGATGAGAAAAAGGAGGACGACAAGAAGAAGGTGAACTGGGCCAAGGTGCCGCCGATTTTCCCGCGCCACCGCGAGGGCTGGTTCACCATCCGCGAGAAGGGGGGCGGCTACTACACCCTGGTCGACGAGATCCACGGGAACTATTCGGAGAAGGCGCCGCGGTACCAGTTCGGCCCCCGGAGCCTGAACTCGAACCCGTACTACAACTACGACTTCCGCTACCTGGAGGACCCGAAGAACACCGACTACGACTGGTCCGACGCGTACAAGCGCATTCACTTCGGCCCGGACGGGGACTTCCTGTTCTCCACCGGCGGTGAGGTGCGCGACCGGTACATGAACCAGCTCAGCGGCCGCGGCACCGGGACCAACAACTTCTTCAACAACTTCCGGGTCCGCTCGTACGGGGACCTGTGGTACAAGGACCAGTTCCGGGTGTTCGCTGAGTTCATGTACACTGACATCTACGACAACCGGCTCCCGCCGGTTGGCAACGACGGGAGCGGTCCGGAACTGCAGAACGGCTTCGTGGACGCCAAGGTCGGCGACCCCTTCGGCGGCCCGCTCTACGTGCGGGTCGGGCGCCAGGAACTGCTCTACGGCTCGCAGCGGCTGCTCTCCCCGCCCGACTGGGCGAACACGCGCCGCACGTTCCAGGGGGCGAAGGCGTACTGGGCCAACGACCAGTGGAGCCTGGACGCGTTCTGGGTGCAACCCGTCGTCACCAACCTCGACCAGTTCGACTCGGTGAACAACAACCAGAACCTGTTCGGGCTGTGGGGCCAGTACCGCCCGCGGGAGGGCACGTCCTTCGACTTCTACTACTTGGGCCTGGCCCAGGCGAACACGACAACCAATAACGGCGACATCCACACGTTCGGGAGCCGGTACTGTGGTGACGTGGACAAGCACCTGCTCTTCGACTTCGAGGGCGGCGTGCAGTTCGGCGAGCGCGGCACGCGGCACGCGCTGGCCCGGTTCGCCACGGCCGGGCTGGGCTGGCGGTTCGCCGAGGTGCCCTGGGTGCCGCACGTGTGGATCTACTACGACTACGCCTCGGGCGACAAGGACCCTACCGGCCGCTCCGGGAGCAACCGGACCTTCAATCAACTGTTCGGGCAGCGCCACAACTACCTCGGGTATCTCGACCTCGTGGCCCGGCAGAACATCCACGACCTGAACATGCAGATCAGTGCGACCCCAACCAAGTGGCTGAGCGTTATAGCTCAGTACCACGCCTTCTCGCTCGACTCGCGGCGCGACGCCCTGTACATCGCGGACGGCGGGGTGCTGCGGCGGGACGCGACCGGCCGGTCCGGAACCGATGTGGGCGACGAAATCGACTTACTCGCCGACATCAACCTGACGAAGCACACGCAGCTCATGGTGGGGTACTCGAAGTTCTTCGGCGGCACGTTCTGGCGACGCACCGGCAACCCGAATAACGTTCAATTGTTCTACACGCAGTGTAGTTTCAAGTGGTGA
- a CDS encoding methyl-accepting chemotaxis protein: MLGLVMRVNIGPRLIAGFLLVATACFLIGLRGLTANETTNAQLKLANTDTIPSLIHLDNIRSAVLAVQRSERILILALLRNDDKRCQDTYKKFIDGWATIRAGVTEYAALPRSAQDEQLFKQFETALAAWQRDHDKIVGHAKAKENAAAEDAMMKEWASSASRLNGTLTEMITAQQEQAREAQTQSERRAGELRRELWAVMITATVAAVGLGLLLSVSVTRPLRGTVHVLEAVARGDLSSTATVRSGDEVGRLAAALNTAIGALVAAKNAEAERLRVDHERAEAERLRVERENAAERERAEAERQRAERDMAASALLREKVAVIIKTVDALAAGDFTASTPDLGTDDVGRMAHALNQAVLSVRTALEGVREVSEQLADASAQLAAASDEISIGAQEQASSLEETASTLQQITSNVKHSADSAQQARQLAGGSREVAERGGQVVSGAVEAMGEINGSSKKIAEIITTIDEIAFQTNLLALNAAVEAARAGEQGRGFAVVATEVRNLAQRSATAAKEIKGLIQDSVKKVGAGTELVNRSGDTLAEIVTSVKRVTDIVTEMAAAGKEQSVGIEQVNKAISQMDIVTQRNAGQTEELSATAQSLTDQAAQLRDLVARFKLGNNGHPAAVQSQPAGRNSRPRALVAQSRNNARSGHERDSSGRSDGFTDF; encoded by the coding sequence ATGCTCGGTCTCGTCATGCGGGTGAACATCGGCCCGCGGCTGATCGCCGGTTTTCTCCTCGTTGCGACGGCCTGCTTCCTCATCGGGCTCCGCGGGCTCACGGCGAACGAGACGACGAACGCCCAGCTCAAGCTCGCGAACACCGACACCATCCCGTCGCTCATCCACCTGGACAACATCCGGTCGGCGGTGCTCGCCGTGCAGCGGTCCGAGCGCATCCTGATTCTGGCCCTGCTGCGCAACGACGACAAGCGCTGCCAGGACACGTACAAGAAGTTCATCGACGGCTGGGCCACGATCCGCGCCGGGGTCACGGAGTACGCGGCCCTCCCCCGCTCGGCGCAAGACGAACAACTGTTCAAGCAGTTCGAAACCGCCCTCGCGGCCTGGCAGAGGGACCACGACAAGATCGTCGGCCACGCCAAGGCGAAAGAAAACGCCGCCGCCGAAGACGCGATGATGAAAGAGTGGGCGAGTTCGGCCTCCCGGCTGAACGGCACGCTCACCGAGATGATCACGGCACAACAAGAACAGGCGCGGGAGGCCCAGACCCAGTCCGAGCGGCGCGCCGGCGAACTCCGCCGTGAGTTGTGGGCGGTAATGATCACCGCGACGGTCGCGGCGGTCGGGCTCGGGCTGCTCCTGTCCGTCTCGGTCACGCGCCCGCTGCGGGGCACCGTGCACGTGCTGGAAGCGGTCGCGCGCGGCGACCTCAGTTCGACCGCAACCGTTCGCTCCGGGGACGAGGTCGGGCGCCTGGCGGCGGCGCTGAACACGGCCATCGGCGCCCTGGTGGCCGCCAAAAACGCGGAGGCCGAGCGGCTGCGGGTCGACCACGAGCGGGCCGAGGCCGAGCGGCTGCGCGTCGAACGCGAGAACGCCGCCGAGCGCGAGCGGGCCGAGGCCGAGCGCCAGCGGGCCGAACGGGACATGGCGGCCTCGGCCTTGCTGCGCGAGAAGGTGGCCGTGATCATCAAGACGGTGGATGCCCTGGCCGCGGGCGACTTCACGGCCTCGACCCCGGACCTGGGGACCGACGATGTGGGCCGCATGGCTCACGCGCTGAACCAGGCCGTGCTGTCGGTGCGGACCGCTCTCGAAGGCGTGCGGGAGGTGTCGGAGCAACTCGCCGACGCGTCGGCCCAACTGGCGGCCGCCAGCGACGAAATCTCCATCGGGGCCCAGGAGCAGGCGTCCAGCCTGGAGGAGACCGCCAGCACCCTGCAACAGATCACATCCAACGTCAAGCACAGTGCCGACAGCGCCCAGCAGGCGCGACAACTGGCCGGCGGGTCGCGCGAGGTCGCCGAGCGCGGCGGTCAGGTGGTGAGCGGGGCCGTCGAAGCCATGGGCGAGATCAACGGGTCCAGCAAGAAGATCGCGGAGATCATCACCACCATCGACGAGATCGCGTTCCAGACCAACCTGCTGGCCCTGAACGCGGCCGTCGAGGCCGCACGCGCCGGCGAACAGGGCCGCGGGTTCGCGGTGGTGGCCACCGAGGTCCGCAACCTGGCCCAGCGGTCCGCCACCGCCGCCAAAGAGATCAAGGGGCTGATCCAGGACAGCGTCAAGAAGGTGGGGGCCGGCACGGAGCTGGTGAACCGGTCGGGCGACACGCTGGCCGAGATCGTGACCAGCGTCAAGCGGGTCACCGACATCGTCACCGAGATGGCCGCCGCCGGCAAGGAGCAGTCGGTCGGCATCGAGCAGGTGAACAAGGCCATCAGCCAGATGGACATCGTCACCCAGCGGAACGCCGGCCAGACCGAGGAGCTGTCGGCGACGGCCCAGTCCCTGACCGACCAGGCGGCCCAGCTCCGCGACCTCGTCGCACGGTTCAAGCTCGGCAACAACGGGCACCCGGCTGCGGTTCAATCGCAGCCGGCCGGCAGGAACAGCCGGCCGCGCGCCCTTGTTGCTCAGTCGAGAAACAACGCCCGCAGCGGCCACGAACGCGACTCGTCCGGCCGCTCGGACGGGTTCACCGACTTCTAG